From Callithrix jacchus isolate 240 chromosome 15, calJac240_pri, whole genome shotgun sequence, one genomic window encodes:
- the CISH gene encoding cytokine-inducible SH2-containing protein isoform X4: protein MLGNKAFNRLLGSKAGTHMYLEHASHCPHHDNDTAMDTPCPCTQPHPLLAVEQTGQRPLWAQSLELPEPVMQPLPAGAFPEEVAEETRAQTESEPKALDPEEDLLCIAKTFSYLRESGWYWGSITASEARQHLQKMPEGTFLVRDSTHPSYLFTLSVKTTRGPTNVRIEYANSSFRLDSNCLSRPRILAFPDVVSLVQHYVASCAADTRSDSPDPAPTPALPMPKEDAPSNPALPTPPAATAVHLKLVQPFVRRSSARSLQHLCRLVINRLVADVDCLPLPRRMADYLRQYPFQL from the exons ATGTTGGGGAACAAAGCTTTTAACAGACTGCTGGGCTCCAAAGCAGGCACACACATGTACCTAGAACACGCCAGCCACTGTCCCCACCACGACAATGACACAGCCATGGACACACCCTGCCCATGTACACA ACCTCATCCTTTGCTGGCTGTGGAGCAGACTGGGCAGCGGCCCCTGTGGGCCCAGTCCCTGGAACTGCCCGAGCCAGTCATGCAGCCCTTGCCTGCTGGGGCCTTCCCAGAGGAGGTGGCAGAGGAGACCCGAGCCCAGACAGAGAGTGAGCCCAAAGCGCTGGACCCCGAGGAGGATCTGCTGTGCATAGCCAAGACCTTCTCCTACCTTCGGGAATCTG GTTGGTATTGGGGTTCTATTACAGCCAGCGAGGCCCGGCAACACCTGCAGAAGATGCCAGAGGGCACGTTCCTGGTACGTGATAGCACCCACCCCAGCTACCTGTTCACGCTGTCCGTGAAAACCACTCGTGGCCCCACCAATGTGCGCATTGAGTATGCCAACTCCAGCTTCCGTCTGGATTCCAACTGCTTGTCCAGGCCACGCATCCTGGCCTTCCCAGATGTGGTCAGCCTTGTGCAGCACTATGTGGCCTCCTGCGCTGCTGACACCCGAAGCGACAGCCCCGATCCTGCTCCCACTCCGGCCCTGCCTATGCCTAAAGAAGATGCGCCTAGTAACCCAGCGCTGCCTACTCCTCCAGCAGCCACTGCTGTACACCTAAAACTGGTGCAGCCCTTTGTGCGAAGAAGCAGTGCCCGCAGCCTACAGCACCTGTGCCGCCTTGTCATCAACCGTCTGGTGGCTGACGTGGACTGCCTGCCACTGCCCCGGCGCATGGCTGACTACCTCCGACAGTACCCCTTCCAGCTCTGA
- the CISH gene encoding cytokine-inducible SH2-containing protein isoform X1 has translation MGPPLTAHPLPSRPHPLLAVEQTGQRPLWAQSLELPEPVMQPLPAGAFPEEVAEETRAQTESEPKALDPEEDLLCIAKTFSYLRESGWYWGSITASEARQHLQKMPEGTFLVRDSTHPSYLFTLSVKTTRGPTNVRIEYANSSFRLDSNCLSRPRILAFPDVVSLVQHYVASCAADTRSDSPDPAPTPALPMPKEDAPSNPALPTPPAATAVHLKLVQPFVRRSSARSLQHLCRLVINRLVADVDCLPLPRRMADYLRQYPFQL, from the exons ATGGGTCCTCCACTCACTGCTCATCCACTGCCTTCTAGACCTCATCCTTTGCTGGCTGTGGAGCAGACTGGGCAGCGGCCCCTGTGGGCCCAGTCCCTGGAACTGCCCGAGCCAGTCATGCAGCCCTTGCCTGCTGGGGCCTTCCCAGAGGAGGTGGCAGAGGAGACCCGAGCCCAGACAGAGAGTGAGCCCAAAGCGCTGGACCCCGAGGAGGATCTGCTGTGCATAGCCAAGACCTTCTCCTACCTTCGGGAATCTG GTTGGTATTGGGGTTCTATTACAGCCAGCGAGGCCCGGCAACACCTGCAGAAGATGCCAGAGGGCACGTTCCTGGTACGTGATAGCACCCACCCCAGCTACCTGTTCACGCTGTCCGTGAAAACCACTCGTGGCCCCACCAATGTGCGCATTGAGTATGCCAACTCCAGCTTCCGTCTGGATTCCAACTGCTTGTCCAGGCCACGCATCCTGGCCTTCCCAGATGTGGTCAGCCTTGTGCAGCACTATGTGGCCTCCTGCGCTGCTGACACCCGAAGCGACAGCCCCGATCCTGCTCCCACTCCGGCCCTGCCTATGCCTAAAGAAGATGCGCCTAGTAACCCAGCGCTGCCTACTCCTCCAGCAGCCACTGCTGTACACCTAAAACTGGTGCAGCCCTTTGTGCGAAGAAGCAGTGCCCGCAGCCTACAGCACCTGTGCCGCCTTGTCATCAACCGTCTGGTGGCTGACGTGGACTGCCTGCCACTGCCCCGGCGCATGGCTGACTACCTCCGACAGTACCCCTTCCAGCTCTGA
- the CISH gene encoding cytokine-inducible SH2-containing protein isoform X3, which yields MVLCVQGPHPLLAVEQTGQRPLWAQSLELPEPVMQPLPAGAFPEEVAEETRAQTESEPKALDPEEDLLCIAKTFSYLRESASEARQHLQKMPEGTFLVRDSTHPSYLFTLSVKTTRGPTNVRIEYANSSFRLDSNCLSRPRILAFPDVVSLVQHYVASCAADTRSDSPDPAPTPALPMPKEDAPSNPALPTPPAATAVHLKLVQPFVRRSSARSLQHLCRLVINRLVADVDCLPLPRRMADYLRQYPFQL from the exons ACCTCATCCTTTGCTGGCTGTGGAGCAGACTGGGCAGCGGCCCCTGTGGGCCCAGTCCCTGGAACTGCCCGAGCCAGTCATGCAGCCCTTGCCTGCTGGGGCCTTCCCAGAGGAGGTGGCAGAGGAGACCCGAGCCCAGACAGAGAGTGAGCCCAAAGCGCTGGACCCCGAGGAGGATCTGCTGTGCATAGCCAAGACCTTCTCCTACCTTCGGGAATCTG CCAGCGAGGCCCGGCAACACCTGCAGAAGATGCCAGAGGGCACGTTCCTGGTACGTGATAGCACCCACCCCAGCTACCTGTTCACGCTGTCCGTGAAAACCACTCGTGGCCCCACCAATGTGCGCATTGAGTATGCCAACTCCAGCTTCCGTCTGGATTCCAACTGCTTGTCCAGGCCACGCATCCTGGCCTTCCCAGATGTGGTCAGCCTTGTGCAGCACTATGTGGCCTCCTGCGCTGCTGACACCCGAAGCGACAGCCCCGATCCTGCTCCCACTCCGGCCCTGCCTATGCCTAAAGAAGATGCGCCTAGTAACCCAGCGCTGCCTACTCCTCCAGCAGCCACTGCTGTACACCTAAAACTGGTGCAGCCCTTTGTGCGAAGAAGCAGTGCCCGCAGCCTACAGCACCTGTGCCGCCTTGTCATCAACCGTCTGGTGGCTGACGTGGACTGCCTGCCACTGCCCCGGCGCATGGCTGACTACCTCCGACAGTACCCCTTCCAGCTCTGA
- the CISH gene encoding cytokine-inducible SH2-containing protein isoform X2, giving the protein MVLCVQGPHPLLAVEQTGQRPLWAQSLELPEPVMQPLPAGAFPEEVAEETRAQTESEPKALDPEEDLLCIAKTFSYLRESGWYWGSITASEARQHLQKMPEGTFLVRDSTHPSYLFTLSVKTTRGPTNVRIEYANSSFRLDSNCLSRPRILAFPDVVSLVQHYVASCAADTRSDSPDPAPTPALPMPKEDAPSNPALPTPPAATAVHLKLVQPFVRRSSARSLQHLCRLVINRLVADVDCLPLPRRMADYLRQYPFQL; this is encoded by the exons ACCTCATCCTTTGCTGGCTGTGGAGCAGACTGGGCAGCGGCCCCTGTGGGCCCAGTCCCTGGAACTGCCCGAGCCAGTCATGCAGCCCTTGCCTGCTGGGGCCTTCCCAGAGGAGGTGGCAGAGGAGACCCGAGCCCAGACAGAGAGTGAGCCCAAAGCGCTGGACCCCGAGGAGGATCTGCTGTGCATAGCCAAGACCTTCTCCTACCTTCGGGAATCTG GTTGGTATTGGGGTTCTATTACAGCCAGCGAGGCCCGGCAACACCTGCAGAAGATGCCAGAGGGCACGTTCCTGGTACGTGATAGCACCCACCCCAGCTACCTGTTCACGCTGTCCGTGAAAACCACTCGTGGCCCCACCAATGTGCGCATTGAGTATGCCAACTCCAGCTTCCGTCTGGATTCCAACTGCTTGTCCAGGCCACGCATCCTGGCCTTCCCAGATGTGGTCAGCCTTGTGCAGCACTATGTGGCCTCCTGCGCTGCTGACACCCGAAGCGACAGCCCCGATCCTGCTCCCACTCCGGCCCTGCCTATGCCTAAAGAAGATGCGCCTAGTAACCCAGCGCTGCCTACTCCTCCAGCAGCCACTGCTGTACACCTAAAACTGGTGCAGCCCTTTGTGCGAAGAAGCAGTGCCCGCAGCCTACAGCACCTGTGCCGCCTTGTCATCAACCGTCTGGTGGCTGACGTGGACTGCCTGCCACTGCCCCGGCGCATGGCTGACTACCTCCGACAGTACCCCTTCCAGCTCTGA